The following coding sequences are from one Candidatus Eisenbacteria bacterium window:
- the ribD gene encoding bifunctional diaminohydroxyphosphoribosylaminopyrimidine deaminase/5-amino-6-(5-phosphoribosylamino)uracil reductase RibD produces the protein MSPRTRSRDTDARWMARAVALAGRALGRTFPNPPVGAVFVKRGRVVGEGWTAPAGGPHAEIAALRRAGARARGADLYVTLEPCAHVGRTPPCVDALLPLGLRRVVIAAVDPNPRVRGRSIRRLRAAGVRVTVGIGRDEADALTAGYRSRLLRGRPLVTLKLATSLDGRIAARSGDARWITGPAARRRAHVLRDVHDAVVVGAGTVRADDPRLTCRIAGGRDPIRVVLCGAGVSLPAKAQVLARGGAPTWIVAPRGASPSRVERLRRRAAQVILIPARRGRMAFGDVVGALGARGITSVLVEGGAVVARDALRAGVVDRVVWFLAPALLGGDAVPAVAGLGIDRARDAVRLVDARVARLGGDLVLTASVAGRNGRRPFASSWPPR, from the coding sequence GTGAGCCCGCGGACGAGGTCGCGCGACACCGACGCGCGCTGGATGGCGCGCGCGGTCGCGCTCGCAGGGCGCGCGCTCGGACGGACGTTTCCCAACCCCCCGGTCGGCGCGGTGTTCGTGAAGCGCGGGCGCGTCGTGGGCGAGGGCTGGACGGCGCCGGCGGGCGGCCCGCACGCCGAGATCGCCGCGCTCCGTCGCGCCGGCGCTCGCGCCCGCGGTGCCGATCTCTACGTCACGCTCGAGCCGTGCGCGCACGTCGGACGGACGCCGCCGTGCGTCGATGCGCTGCTGCCGCTCGGCCTGCGACGCGTCGTCATCGCGGCCGTCGATCCCAACCCGCGGGTTCGGGGCCGCAGCATCCGCCGCCTGCGCGCGGCCGGCGTGCGCGTCACCGTCGGGATCGGGAGGGACGAGGCGGATGCGCTCACCGCCGGGTACCGGTCGCGCCTCCTGCGCGGTCGTCCGCTCGTGACGCTGAAGCTCGCGACCTCGCTCGACGGGCGCATCGCCGCGCGCTCGGGCGACGCGCGCTGGATCACGGGACCCGCCGCGCGACGCCGGGCCCACGTCCTGCGCGACGTGCACGACGCGGTCGTGGTCGGCGCGGGGACGGTGCGCGCCGACGACCCCCGCCTCACGTGTCGCATCGCCGGCGGGCGCGACCCGATCCGGGTCGTCCTGTGCGGCGCGGGGGTGTCGTTGCCGGCGAAGGCCCAGGTGCTCGCTCGCGGCGGCGCGCCCACGTGGATCGTGGCGCCGCGCGGCGCGAGCCCGTCGCGCGTCGAGCGCCTGCGACGGCGAGCGGCCCAGGTGATCCTCATCCCCGCGCGGCGGGGGCGGATGGCGTTCGGTGACGTCGTGGGGGCGCTCGGCGCGCGCGGGATCACCTCGGTGCTGGTCGAGGGCGGCGCGGTCGTCGCGCGCGATGCGCTACGCGCCGGCGTCGTCGATCGCGTCGTGTGGTTCCTGGCGCCGGCGCTGCTCGGGGGCGACGCGGTGCCGGCCGTCGCCGGGCTCGGCATCGATCGGGCGCGCGATGCCGTGCGCCTGGTCGACGCCCGCGTGGCGC
- the nrdR gene encoding transcriptional regulator NrdR, whose translation MQCPMCRAPDSRVIDSRLGKEGDMIRRRRHCDGCGHRFTTYERVEVALPMVVKKDGRRQPFDRGRIVSGLRRACEKRPVSVDTIEEVASQIERQTLERGESEVTSRQIGEAVMAALHDLDAVAYVRFASVYREFRDVHEFMHELEELIAARSAGARRPKAGRTSPTTQRRSRSRA comes from the coding sequence ATGCAGTGCCCGATGTGCCGGGCTCCGGACAGCCGCGTGATCGACTCGCGCCTGGGGAAGGAAGGCGACATGATCCGTCGCCGGCGGCACTGCGACGGCTGTGGGCATCGCTTCACGACCTACGAGCGCGTCGAGGTCGCGCTCCCGATGGTGGTGAAGAAGGACGGCCGCCGGCAGCCGTTCGACCGCGGGCGCATCGTCTCGGGCCTCCGGCGGGCCTGCGAGAAGCGGCCGGTCTCGGTCGACACGATCGAGGAGGTCGCGAGCCAGATCGAACGCCAGACGCTCGAGCGCGGCGAGAGCGAGGTCACGAGCCGGCAGATCGGCGAGGCGGTGATGGCCGCCCTGCACGACCTCGACGCCGTCGCCTACGTGCGCTTCGCGTCGGTCTATCGCGAGTTCCGCGACGTGCACGAGTTCATGCACGAGCTCGAAGAGCTGATCGCAGCCCGCAGCGCCGGCGCGCGGCGACCCAAAGCGGGGCGAACGTCGCCGACCACGCAGCGGCGCTCGCGGTCGCGCGCGTGA
- the rpmF gene encoding 50S ribosomal protein L32, whose translation MGLPKRRTSSTKRDKRRAHDALVAPHVITCSQCGERTLRHRACAHCGTYRGRQVIAAKEA comes from the coding sequence ATGGGTCTCCCCAAGCGCCGAACGTCGTCGACGAAGCGGGACAAGCGGCGCGCACACGATGCGCTCGTGGCGCCGCACGTGATCACGTGCTCGCAATGCGGCGAACGCACCCTGCGGCATCGCGCCTGCGCCCACTGCGGGACGTATCGCGGCCGCCAAGTGATCGCTGCGAAGGAAGCCTGA
- the acpP gene encoding acyl carrier protein, whose translation MATSVEQRVKEIICEQLGVSEDQVTPQASFIEDLGADSLDIVELVMALEEEYDMEISDEEAEKIRTVQDVVNYIESHK comes from the coding sequence ATGGCAACCAGCGTGGAGCAGCGGGTCAAGGAGATCATCTGTGAGCAGCTCGGAGTGAGCGAAGATCAGGTGACCCCGCAGGCGTCGTTCATCGAAGACCTGGGCGCCGACTCGCTCGACATCGTCGAGCTGGTGATGGCGCTCGAGGAAGAGTACGACATGGAGATCTCGGACGAGGAGGCGGAGAAGATCCGCACCGTCCAGGACGTCGTGAACTACATCGAGAGCCACAAGTGA
- the lpxD gene encoding UDP-3-O-(3-hydroxymyristoyl)glucosamine N-acyltransferase: MRLADIAARVGGTLDGDGDVEVRGVSSIEEPRPGTLTFLADPKHAPLLRSTTAAAVLLPPDAPRPGVPSVRVPNPQLAFAEVVELFHPAERPAPGIHPTAVVAPSARLGANASIGPHAIVGDGVVLGDDAVLHAGVVLYPRVQAGRRFTAFARVVVREDVRIGSGVTIHAGAVVGSDGFGYVPAPDGIRKIPQVGTVVIEDDVEIGANATIDRAALGATTIGRGTKIDNLVMVAHGCQIGPYCLLAAQTGLAGGTTLGTGVMLGGQVGSAGHLTIGDGAKVAAKSGIHGDLGAGGTYGGIPAIEIRQWRRGMTALTRLAELLRRVRRLERKAGIDDE; the protein is encoded by the coding sequence ATGCGGCTCGCCGACATCGCGGCGCGCGTCGGCGGTACGCTCGACGGTGACGGCGACGTCGAGGTGCGCGGCGTCTCGTCGATCGAGGAGCCCCGCCCGGGGACGCTCACGTTCCTCGCCGACCCGAAGCACGCGCCGCTCCTGCGCTCGACGACGGCCGCGGCGGTGCTCCTGCCACCCGATGCCCCGCGGCCCGGCGTCCCATCGGTGCGCGTGCCGAATCCGCAGCTCGCGTTCGCCGAGGTCGTGGAGCTCTTCCATCCCGCCGAGCGGCCGGCGCCTGGCATCCATCCGACGGCCGTCGTCGCGCCGAGCGCTCGCCTCGGCGCGAACGCGTCGATCGGACCGCACGCGATCGTCGGCGACGGCGTCGTGCTCGGCGACGACGCCGTGCTGCACGCCGGCGTGGTCCTCTACCCGCGCGTGCAGGCGGGCCGCCGCTTCACTGCCTTCGCGCGCGTCGTCGTGCGCGAGGACGTGCGCATCGGCTCCGGCGTCACGATCCACGCGGGCGCCGTCGTCGGGAGCGACGGCTTCGGCTACGTCCCGGCACCCGACGGCATCCGCAAGATCCCGCAGGTGGGAACGGTCGTGATCGAGGACGACGTCGAGATCGGCGCCAACGCCACGATCGATCGGGCCGCGCTGGGTGCGACCACGATCGGCCGCGGCACCAAGATCGACAACCTCGTCATGGTCGCGCACGGCTGTCAGATAGGCCCGTACTGCCTGCTGGCTGCGCAGACGGGCCTGGCCGGAGGGACGACGCTCGGGACCGGCGTCATGCTCGGCGGCCAGGTCGGATCGGCAGGGCATCTCACGATCGGCGACGGTGCGAAGGTCGCGGCCAAGTCGGGCATCCACGGCGACCTCGGCGCGGGTGGCACGTACGGCGGCATTCCCGCGATCGAGATCCGGCAGTGGCGTCGCGGCATGACGGCGCTGACGCGTCTGGCCGAGCTGCTCCGCCGCGTCCGCCGCCTCGAGCGCAAGGCCGGCATCGACGACGAATGA
- the glyA gene encoding serine hydroxymethyltransferase → MTSPLAAADPAVFDAIRKETERQEYGLELIASENYVSEAVLEAQGSVLTNKYAEGYPGKRYYGGCEFVDDVEVLAQDRAKQLFACEAVNVQPHSGSQANMAVYFSQLQPGDTILAMNLQHGGHLTHGNPANFSGKFFKVVPYGVRESDGRIDMEQVAHLARTERPKMIVVGYSAYPRQLDFAAFRKIADEVGAQIMADVAHFAGLVAAGLHPSPIPHCEFTTTTTHKTLRGPRGGMIMGSEAKMKAVNASVFPGNQGGPLMHVIAAKAVAFGEALRPEFAAYQRQIVKNAKALAEGLMKRGLRLCSGGTDNHLMLIDLRGTELTGKLVQESLDKAHMTVNKNTVPFDPRSPFVTSGVRIGTPAVTTRGMKEAEMDVIADLMVRAFGVVGDDGKLAAIAAEVRDLCNRFPIYRRRLA, encoded by the coding sequence GTGACCTCACCGCTCGCCGCCGCCGACCCGGCCGTCTTCGACGCGATCCGCAAGGAAACCGAGCGGCAGGAGTACGGCCTCGAGCTGATCGCGTCCGAGAACTACGTGAGCGAGGCCGTGCTCGAAGCCCAGGGCTCGGTGCTCACGAACAAGTACGCCGAGGGCTATCCCGGCAAGCGCTACTACGGCGGATGCGAGTTCGTCGACGACGTCGAGGTCCTCGCGCAGGATCGCGCGAAGCAGCTCTTTGCCTGCGAGGCCGTGAACGTCCAGCCCCACTCGGGCTCGCAGGCGAACATGGCCGTGTACTTCTCCCAGCTCCAGCCGGGCGACACGATCCTCGCCATGAACCTGCAGCACGGCGGGCACTTGACGCACGGCAACCCGGCCAACTTCTCGGGTAAGTTCTTCAAGGTCGTGCCGTACGGCGTGCGCGAGTCCGACGGCCGCATCGACATGGAGCAGGTCGCCCACCTCGCGCGCACCGAGCGGCCGAAGATGATCGTCGTCGGGTACTCGGCCTATCCGCGCCAGCTCGACTTCGCCGCCTTCCGCAAGATCGCCGACGAGGTCGGCGCGCAGATCATGGCGGACGTCGCCCACTTCGCGGGGTTGGTGGCGGCCGGCCTCCATCCGTCGCCCATCCCCCACTGCGAGTTCACGACCACCACGACCCACAAGACGCTGCGCGGCCCGCGCGGCGGCATGATCATGGGGAGCGAGGCGAAGATGAAGGCCGTCAACGCGTCGGTCTTCCCCGGCAACCAGGGTGGGCCGCTCATGCACGTGATCGCCGCCAAGGCGGTCGCCTTCGGCGAGGCCCTGCGCCCGGAGTTCGCGGCCTACCAGCGCCAGATCGTGAAGAACGCCAAGGCCCTCGCCGAGGGGCTCATGAAGCGCGGCCTGCGCCTGTGCTCCGGCGGGACCGACAACCACCTCATGCTGATCGACCTGCGCGGCACCGAGCTCACCGGCAAGCTCGTCCAGGAGTCGCTCGACAAGGCGCACATGACGGTCAACAAGAACACCGTGCCGTTCGACCCCCGTTCGCCGTTCGTCACCAGCGGCGTGCGCATCGGGACGCCGGCGGTGACCACGCGCGGCATGAAGGAGGCGGAGATGGACGTCATCGCCGACCTCATGGTGCGTGCCTTCGGCGTGGTCGGGGACGACGGGAAGCTCGCCGCCATCGCCGCCGAGGTGCGCGACCTCTGCAACCGCTTCCCGATCTACCGCCGCCGCCTCGCCTGA
- the fabG gene encoding 3-oxoacyl-[acyl-carrier-protein] reductase, whose translation MSTPLAGQVALVTGGSRGIGRAIAARLARDGAAVALTYVAQEAAAADAVRAIEAAGGTAAAFGFDVTQADAVAAGVDAVVQRFGRLNVLVNNAGVTGDGLVLRCKEADWRRVLDTNLTGVFLCTKAALRGMVRARYGRIVNLTSVVAEMGNAGQAAYAAAKAGVVGFTRSVAREVGSRGITVNAVSPGFIETDMTAALTDPQRAAYTTLIPAGRLGAVDDVAAAVAFLASPEAGYVTGHVLDVNGGLYM comes from the coding sequence GTGAGCACGCCGCTCGCGGGCCAGGTGGCGCTCGTGACCGGCGGCTCGCGCGGCATCGGGCGGGCGATCGCGGCGCGCCTCGCGCGCGACGGTGCGGCGGTCGCGCTCACGTACGTCGCGCAGGAGGCCGCCGCCGCGGACGCCGTTCGCGCGATCGAGGCCGCGGGCGGTACGGCGGCGGCCTTCGGCTTCGACGTGACGCAGGCCGATGCGGTCGCGGCAGGCGTCGACGCCGTCGTCCAGCGCTTCGGGCGCCTCAACGTGCTGGTCAACAATGCGGGAGTCACCGGCGACGGGCTCGTCCTGCGCTGCAAGGAGGCCGACTGGCGCCGCGTGCTCGATACGAACCTCACGGGGGTGTTCTTGTGCACGAAGGCGGCCCTGCGCGGCATGGTCCGGGCGCGTTACGGGCGCATCGTCAACCTCACGTCCGTCGTCGCCGAGATGGGCAACGCGGGGCAGGCGGCCTATGCGGCCGCCAAGGCCGGGGTCGTCGGGTTCACGCGCTCGGTGGCGCGCGAGGTCGGCTCCCGCGGCATCACCGTCAACGCAGTCTCCCCCGGCTTCATCGAGACCGACATGACGGCGGCGTTGACGGACCCACAGCGCGCAGCCTACACGACCCTGATCCCGGCCGGCCGGCTGGGGGCGGTAGACGACGTGGCGGCGGCGGTGGCTTTCCTCGCCTCGCCGGAGGCGGGATACGTGACCGGGCACGTCCTGGACGTGAACGGCGGCTTGTACATGTGA
- the hisI gene encoding phosphoribosyl-AMP cyclohydrolase encodes MPQPDFAKRGGLVTAIAQDATNGEILMVAYMNEQAWRHTLETGRATYWSTSRNALWVKGESSGHVQHVKEIYVDCDADCVLLKVEQTSAACHEGYRNCFFRRVENGEWRVVAERIAEPNRG; translated from the coding sequence ATGCCGCAGCCCGACTTCGCCAAGCGTGGCGGCCTCGTGACGGCGATCGCGCAGGATGCCACGAACGGCGAGATCCTCATGGTCGCCTACATGAACGAGCAGGCGTGGCGGCATACGCTCGAGACCGGCCGGGCGACCTACTGGAGCACGTCGCGGAACGCCCTGTGGGTGAAGGGCGAGAGCTCCGGCCACGTGCAGCACGTGAAGGAGATCTACGTCGACTGCGACGCCGACTGCGTGCTCTTGAAGGTGGAGCAGACGAGCGCCGCCTGCCACGAGGGATATCGGAACTGCTTCTTCCGTCGCGTCGAGAACGGCGAGTGGCGGGTCGTCGCCGAGCGGATCGCGGAGCCGAACCGTGGCTGA
- a CDS encoding DUF177 domain-containing protein, translating into MKIALDKITAVSTPLVYREDAESLNARLHEGGGTDDFRFPAGLGADLRHYRAGLDVVFEGRLRGEAEGTCGRCLEAYRLPFDAPLRVVLAPRASAGEGEGDDDLGLGFYDGEEIDVTGLVVEHAILALPTIPLCREDCRGLCPHCGVNHNLRPCTCATETSPRIGGLAALANLKVTDVRGGR; encoded by the coding sequence ATGAAGATCGCTCTCGACAAGATCACGGCCGTGTCGACGCCGCTCGTGTACCGGGAGGACGCCGAGTCGCTGAACGCGCGCCTGCACGAGGGCGGCGGTACCGACGACTTCCGGTTTCCCGCCGGCCTCGGCGCCGACCTCCGTCACTATCGCGCGGGGCTCGACGTCGTGTTCGAAGGGCGGCTGCGCGGCGAGGCCGAGGGCACGTGCGGTCGCTGTCTCGAAGCGTACCGGCTGCCGTTCGATGCACCGCTGCGGGTCGTGCTCGCGCCTCGCGCCAGCGCCGGGGAGGGTGAGGGCGACGACGATCTCGGCCTCGGCTTCTACGACGGCGAGGAGATCGACGTGACCGGGCTCGTCGTCGAGCATGCGATTCTCGCGCTGCCGACGATCCCGCTCTGCCGGGAAGACTGTCGCGGGCTCTGCCCGCACTGTGGTGTCAATCACAACCTGCGTCCGTGCACCTGCGCGACGGAGACGAGCCCCCGCATCGGCGGGCTCGCGGCGCTCGCGAATCTGAAGGTCACCGACGTACGAGGAGGAAGGTAA
- the fabD gene encoding ACP S-malonyltransferase, translated as MPAVCVFPGQGAQRVGMGRDLAEGFACARSVFDEVDERLGFVLSRLCFEGPAETLALTEHAQPAILAVSIAAWRVLGETTGVRPVAVAGHSLGEWSALVAAGALQLGDAAEGVRARGRLMQEAVPVGVGAMAAVMGLALPVVEELCAEAAEGEVLAPANLNGGGQIVVAGHAAAVERMVALAATRKARAQRLAVSAPFHCALMRPAGEGLRPVLARCRFTEPEMPVVSSVDARAVTSAAELPELLERQVTAPVRWEETARTLASYGAPIALEVGPGRTLSGLMKRIVPDMRGIPAGDLEGLAMAKEALA; from the coding sequence GTGCCCGCGGTCTGCGTATTCCCTGGCCAGGGAGCACAGCGGGTAGGGATGGGCCGCGATCTCGCGGAGGGCTTTGCCTGCGCGCGGTCGGTGTTCGACGAGGTGGACGAGCGCCTCGGCTTCGTGCTCTCGCGGCTGTGCTTCGAGGGGCCGGCCGAGACGCTGGCGCTCACCGAGCATGCGCAGCCGGCGATCCTCGCGGTGAGCATCGCCGCGTGGCGGGTCCTCGGCGAGACGACCGGCGTGCGGCCGGTCGCGGTCGCCGGCCACAGCCTCGGGGAGTGGAGCGCCCTCGTCGCCGCCGGCGCGCTCCAGCTCGGCGACGCGGCCGAGGGGGTCCGCGCGCGCGGCCGTCTCATGCAGGAGGCGGTACCGGTCGGCGTCGGCGCGATGGCCGCCGTCATGGGGCTCGCGCTCCCGGTCGTCGAGGAGCTCTGCGCCGAGGCGGCCGAGGGCGAGGTCCTCGCGCCGGCGAACCTGAACGGCGGGGGACAGATCGTGGTCGCCGGCCACGCGGCGGCGGTGGAGCGCATGGTGGCGCTGGCCGCGACGCGCAAGGCGCGCGCGCAGCGGCTCGCCGTGAGCGCGCCGTTCCACTGCGCGCTCATGCGTCCCGCGGGCGAGGGGCTCCGTCCGGTGCTCGCGCGCTGCCGGTTCACGGAGCCCGAGATGCCGGTCGTGTCGAGCGTCGACGCGCGCGCGGTGACCTCGGCGGCGGAGCTTCCGGAGCTGCTCGAGCGCCAGGTGACCGCGCCGGTGCGCTGGGAGGAGACGGCGCGAACCCTCGCCAGCTACGGGGCGCCGATCGCGCTCGAGGTGGGGCCCGGGCGAACCCTCTCGGGGCTCATGAAGCGCATCGTGCCCGACATGCGCGGCATTCCGGCCGGCGACCTCGAAGGCCTCGCGATGGCCAAGGAGGCGCTCGCGTGA